In one Clostridiisalibacter paucivorans DSM 22131 genomic region, the following are encoded:
- the hutG gene encoding formimidoylglutamase, translated as MFTKNYKTTDESFWNGRIDSLDDFYAYRWHQWIERIDLTDEKLTPYEDKLGIGFIGFCSDEGIKINNGRVGAFDGPKAIRKKMANLPCCFSKDVKLFDAGDIINRNCTLQESQDLLAISVEKILDSNLFPILLGGGHEIAFGHYNGVLNYLKKHTKKPNIGIINFDAHFDLRPYDKESSSGTMFRQISDICIQENIDFSYFCIGIQKHSNTLSLFKTANELNTKYILAEHMEKKEEIDLLNKLRNFISQQEYIYITICSDVLAAAYAPGVSAPQPLGITPQILLKYLKYILKSKKVISFDIAEISPKLDIDNMTSNLAASIIYSLVDTLCKMK; from the coding sequence ATGTTTACAAAAAACTATAAAACTACAGATGAAAGTTTTTGGAATGGAAGAATTGATAGTTTAGATGATTTTTATGCATATAGATGGCATCAATGGATTGAAAGAATAGATTTAACAGATGAAAAATTAACACCATATGAAGATAAATTGGGGATTGGATTTATAGGGTTTTGTTCTGATGAGGGTATAAAAATAAATAATGGCAGGGTAGGTGCTTTTGATGGACCAAAGGCTATAAGAAAAAAAATGGCTAATTTACCCTGTTGTTTTAGTAAAGATGTAAAACTTTTTGATGCTGGAGATATAATCAATAGAAATTGTACATTACAGGAGAGCCAGGATTTACTTGCTATTTCAGTAGAAAAGATATTAGATTCAAATCTTTTCCCAATTCTTTTAGGTGGGGGACATGAGATTGCCTTTGGGCATTATAATGGTGTGTTAAATTATTTAAAAAAACATACAAAAAAACCAAATATAGGCATAATAAATTTTGATGCCCATTTTGATTTAAGACCATATGATAAAGAATCTAGTTCAGGTACTATGTTTCGACAGATATCAGATATATGCATACAAGAAAATATAGATTTTTCTTATTTTTGTATAGGTATACAGAAACATAGCAATACATTGAGCTTGTTTAAGACAGCAAATGAGCTAAATACTAAATATATATTGGCAGAGCACATGGAAAAAAAAGAAGAGATTGATTTATTAAATAAACTTAGAAATTTTATATCCCAACAAGAATATATATATATAACAATATGTTCAGATGTATTGGCTGCTGCATATGCACCTGGAGTAAGTGCTCCACAACCCTTAGGAATAACTCCACAAATACTGTTAAAATATCTTAAATATATATTAAAATCTAAAAAAGTAATAAGTTTTGATATAGCAGAGATTTCACCTAAATTGGATATAGATAATATGACATCAAATTTAGCGGCATCAATTATATATTCTTTAGTAGATACTCTTTGTAAAATGAAATAG
- a CDS encoding sulfite exporter TauE/SafE family protein, whose amino-acid sequence MSTKKKKYPIFLGILVGIINGVFGSGGGIILVLSLIYILHLEEHKSHSTAIFIILPLSVLSTVLYFKNNVIHLDNDLLIICSGSVIGGLIGAKLLNYIPTNALKKIFGIIMIIASVRMVIK is encoded by the coding sequence ATGTCTACAAAAAAGAAGAAATATCCCATATTCTTAGGAATTTTAGTGGGTATTATAAATGGTGTATTTGGATCTGGAGGCGGTATTATCCTAGTATTATCATTAATATATATATTACATCTCGAAGAGCATAAATCCCACTCAACAGCTATATTTATAATACTGCCTTTAAGTGTTCTAAGTACAGTATTATACTTTAAAAATAATGTGATTCATCTTGATAATGACCTTTTAATAATATGTAGTGGTAGTGTAATTGGAGGTCTTATTGGGGCTAAATTACTAAACTATATACCAACTAATGCATTGAAAAAAATCTTTGGCATTATTATGATTATAGCCTCTGTGAGGATGGTGATAAAATAG
- a CDS encoding YigZ family protein — translation MKDRYKTIHSIGVDEIIINKSRFIGYAKPIDSQQDAIDFIEEIKSKHRDATHNVLAYVFGENSNIQRYSDDGEPSGTAGIPVLEVIKKEDLRNVVIVVTRYFGGKKLGAGGLVRAYTKGAKIALDAANIVHKVLYNRIKIRVDYTLYGKVENDLLAMGYIIEDVIYDDAVNLIVLCETSGTDELKNKIIDMTSAKVKFDMLGKEFFSIDNGQIIK, via the coding sequence ATGAAGGATAGATACAAGACTATTCATAGTATAGGTGTCGATGAGATTATAATAAATAAGTCTAGATTTATAGGTTATGCTAAACCCATAGATAGTCAGCAAGATGCAATAGATTTTATAGAAGAGATAAAGTCAAAACATAGGGATGCAACCCACAATGTACTAGCATATGTTTTTGGAGAAAACAGTAATATACAGAGATATAGTGATGATGGTGAACCTAGTGGTACAGCAGGGATACCAGTATTAGAGGTTATAAAAAAAGAAGATCTAAGAAATGTAGTAATTGTTGTAACTAGGTATTTTGGAGGTAAAAAATTAGGAGCAGGTGGATTAGTTAGGGCATATACCAAAGGGGCTAAAATAGCATTAGATGCAGCTAATATAGTACATAAGGTATTATATAATAGAATAAAGATACGTGTAGATTATACTCTATATGGGAAAGTAGAAAACGATCTTTTAGCTATGGGATATATAATTGAAGATGTAATATATGATGATGCAGTGAATTTGATAGTACTATGTGAAACGTCAGGAACTGATGAGCTGAAAAATAAAATTATAGATATGACCAGTGCTAAGGTTAAATTTGATATGTTAGGGAAAGAGTTTTTTTCAATAGATAATGGGCAAATTATAAAATAA
- a CDS encoding sulfite exporter TauE/SafE family protein, translated as MIIFFIGLFSGIMGGMGIGGGTLLIPALTFFTDLSQKQSQGINLTIFIPTATISLLFHFKNNNIETKIAIPIIISGLLGAFIGSTLAINLSNQNIKTAFALFLFIMGIFHIFYKK; from the coding sequence GTGATTATTTTTTTTATAGGATTATTTAGTGGTATTATGGGAGGCATGGGTATAGGTGGTGGCACTTTATTAATACCTGCTTTAACTTTTTTTACTGACTTATCCCAAAAACAAAGCCAAGGTATCAATCTAACAATCTTTATACCTACTGCTACTATATCTTTATTATTTCATTTTAAAAATAATAATATAGAAACTAAAATAGCTATCCCAATTATTATTTCTGGACTATTAGGGGCATTTATTGGCTCCACTTTAGCTATTAATCTTTCAAACCAAAACATAAAAACAGCATTTGCATTGTTTTTATTTATTATGGGTATATTCCATATTTTCTATAAAAAATAA
- a CDS encoding YebC/PmpR family DNA-binding transcriptional regulator, which yields MAGHSKWANIKHRKGRQDAKRAKIFTKLARAITVAVKEGGDDPEYNAALAAAVDKAKAENMPNDNIDRAIKKGSGDLDGASFEEISYEGYGPNGVAVMVKCLTDNKNRTAADVRHYFSKHGGNLGATGCVSFMFDRKGILIIDRKENMDEDEMMMQALEAGAEDFEADDEYFEITTTPEDFSAVKDALKGIGYEFSTAEVSFIPQNQTKLDSKEDIKNMTKLIDALEDNDDVQDVYHNWEMPEDLEI from the coding sequence ATGGCTGGACATTCAAAATGGGCTAATATAAAACATAGAAAAGGAAGACAGGATGCAAAGAGGGCCAAGATATTTACTAAATTGGCTAGGGCTATTACTGTTGCTGTTAAAGAAGGTGGAGATGATCCCGAATACAATGCAGCATTAGCTGCTGCTGTAGATAAGGCTAAAGCAGAGAATATGCCCAATGATAACATTGATAGGGCTATAAAAAAGGGTTCAGGGGATTTAGATGGTGCAAGTTTTGAAGAGATAAGTTATGAAGGATATGGTCCTAACGGTGTAGCAGTAATGGTGAAATGTTTAACTGACAATAAGAATAGAACAGCAGCAGATGTAAGACATTATTTTTCTAAACATGGTGGAAATCTAGGGGCAACTGGATGTGTATCTTTTATGTTCGATAGAAAGGGTATACTAATCATAGATAGAAAAGAGAATATGGATGAAGATGAAATGATGATGCAGGCATTAGAAGCGGGAGCAGAAGACTTTGAAGCAGATGATGAATATTTTGAAATAACAACTACACCAGAAGATTTTAGTGCAGTTAAAGATGCATTAAAGGGTATTGGATATGAATTTTCTACAGCAGAGGTATCGTTTATTCCTCAAAATCAAACAAAGCTAGATAGCAAAGAAGACATTAAAAATATGACTAAACTAATTGATGCATTAGAAGATAATGACGACGTTCAAGATGTGTATCATAATTGGGAAATGCCAGAGGATTTGGAGATATAA
- the cysK gene encoding cysteine synthase A yields MKIVNNIYELIGYTPMIRLNKILTQDSGDVYVKLESFNPGSSIKDRIALNMIEGAEKEGKLKKGSVIVEPTSGNTGIGIAMVGTSKGYKVVIVMPDTMSIERRNLLKAYGAQLILTPGSKGMKGAIDKAKELTEENSNYYMLQQFENPYNPDAHVNTTANEIIEQMEGKLDYFIAGVGTGGTVTGVSRVLKEKLPSVKTVAVEPKDSPVLSGEEPGPHKIQGIGAGFIPKTMDLQVVDMIEKVEYEDAVDTMKKLAQEEGILVGISSGAAIYVALQLAKKAGKGKKVVVIAPDSGERYLSTGIFE; encoded by the coding sequence GTGAAAATTGTAAATAATATATATGAACTTATAGGATACACCCCTATGATTAGATTAAATAAAATATTAACCCAGGATAGTGGAGATGTTTATGTTAAATTAGAATCTTTTAATCCAGGTAGTAGTATTAAAGATAGGATAGCATTAAATATGATTGAAGGTGCAGAAAAAGAAGGAAAGCTGAAGAAAGGTTCAGTAATAGTAGAGCCTACCAGTGGCAATACAGGTATAGGAATAGCTATGGTTGGTACTTCCAAGGGATATAAAGTTGTAATTGTTATGCCAGATACTATGAGCATTGAAAGAAGAAATCTTCTTAAAGCTTATGGGGCTCAATTAATTCTTACTCCAGGAAGTAAAGGAATGAAAGGGGCTATAGATAAGGCAAAGGAGCTTACTGAGGAAAATAGCAATTACTACATGTTACAACAATTTGAAAACCCTTATAACCCCGATGCACATGTAAATACCACGGCCAATGAAATAATAGAACAAATGGAAGGAAAATTAGATTATTTCATTGCAGGAGTAGGCACAGGAGGAACTGTAACTGGTGTTTCTAGGGTGCTTAAAGAAAAATTACCCTCTGTTAAAACTGTGGCAGTAGAACCTAAGGATTCTCCAGTATTATCAGGAGAAGAACCTGGTCCCCACAAGATTCAAGGGATTGGTGCTGGATTTATTCCTAAAACAATGGATCTACAGGTTGTTGATATGATAGAAAAGGTAGAATATGAAGATGCAGTAGATACAATGAAAAAATTAGCTCAAGAAGAAGGAATATTGGTGGGTATTTCTTCAGGTGCTGCTATATATGTGGCATTGCAATTAGCAAAAAAAGCAGGAAAAGGAAAAAAGGTAGTTGTGATAGCGCCTGATAGTGGAGAACGATATTTGAGTACTGGGATATTTGAATAG
- a CDS encoding sulfite exporter TauE/SafE family protein: MNLLLILFTGLISGFLNTVAGGGSLFTIPILIFLGLPSAIANGTNRIALMVQNIVAICNFKSKGFFDYRLGLTLAIPATIGAIIGAKIAISLSDELFNKILATIMIGILILIIWQPQKKSSEIHSLKGAKKFVAIIVFLFIGIYGGLIQAGVGFIIIASLTLITGFSLTKINSIKVLVVALYMLSSLIVFIVNNKIDWTFGIILAIGNSIGAYLGSNFAVNKGDKWIRIVVIVSVILMSLKLFGVIDI; encoded by the coding sequence ATGAATCTCTTATTAATTCTTTTTACTGGTCTAATATCAGGGTTTTTAAATACTGTAGCTGGAGGTGGATCATTATTCACAATTCCCATATTAATATTTCTAGGACTTCCTTCAGCTATAGCAAATGGAACTAATAGAATTGCTTTAATGGTTCAAAATATTGTAGCCATATGTAATTTTAAAAGCAAAGGTTTTTTTGATTATAGATTAGGACTTACATTGGCTATTCCTGCCACTATAGGTGCAATAATAGGAGCTAAAATTGCAATATCACTGTCTGATGAACTTTTTAATAAAATATTAGCCACTATTATGATAGGAATTTTGATACTGATTATATGGCAGCCTCAAAAAAAGTCTTCAGAAATTCACTCATTAAAAGGTGCTAAAAAATTTGTTGCTATAATTGTATTTTTATTTATAGGTATCTATGGAGGATTAATCCAAGCTGGAGTAGGATTTATTATCATTGCATCTTTGACTCTTATCACTGGATTCTCTTTAACAAAAATAAATAGTATTAAAGTTTTAGTTGTAGCTTTATATATGCTATCTTCACTGATTGTATTTATAGTAAATAATAAAATAGATTGGACATTTGGTATTATTTTAGCAATAGGCAATAGTATCGGTGCTTATTTAGGAAGCAACTTTGCTGTAAACAAAGGAGATAAATGGATTAGAATTGTTGTCATTGTATCAGTAATACTAATGTCTCTAAAACTCTTTGGTGTTATAGATATTTAG
- a CDS encoding HEAT repeat domain-containing protein, which produces MTDKNVRWENICNFEDYQITYMLYREGKSISVLSIIRNMDKKQVEKHIIKAKIELSKKRNSKDVLIEIMSKDKNTRLDIITGLKEQKRKFLISEICNRYTKFKNPDDRMILIWMMGEIKDSKFLPFLRMELRSKNVNYRRLACSALGKIMDKTAKPWIEKVLEDSNPQVRQYAIKALTGIGDIESIKKLKNVLMSRNEKEYVKRAAKETIMEIQKYI; this is translated from the coding sequence TTGACTGATAAAAATGTCAGATGGGAAAATATATGCAATTTTGAAGATTATCAAATAACATATATGCTTTATAGGGAAGGTAAGAGTATATCTGTATTATCTATTATAAGAAATATGGATAAAAAACAGGTGGAAAAGCATATAATAAAGGCAAAGATAGAGTTAAGTAAAAAAAGAAATAGCAAAGATGTATTAATAGAGATTATGTCAAAAGATAAAAACACTAGGTTAGATATAATAACGGGTTTAAAAGAACAAAAAAGGAAATTTTTAATATCTGAAATTTGTAATAGATATACCAAGTTTAAAAATCCCGATGATAGAATGATATTAATATGGATGATGGGTGAAATTAAGGATTCTAAATTTTTACCATTTCTGAGAATGGAGTTGAGGAGTAAAAATGTCAATTATAGAAGATTGGCATGTTCAGCTCTAGGGAAAATAATGGATAAGACTGCTAAGCCATGGATAGAGAAGGTACTTGAGGATTCAAACCCTCAAGTGCGACAATATGCAATAAAAGCGTTAACTGGTATAGGGGATATAGAATCTATAAAAAAGTTAAAAAATGTTCTTATGAGTAGAAATGAAAAGGAATATGTAAAAAGAGCAGCAAAGGAAACTATTATGGAAATACAAAAATATATCTAA
- a CDS encoding NUDIX hydrolase, producing the protein MLFRSCAGGVVFYKDEVFILKNEKDEWVLPKGKIRDCFLASETAVSRVKEETGVDADIVSSVGETSYEFYSLSRQRPVCNQIIWYIMESDTDQYSVKKSEGFKEGGFYHIDKAVDMITYSQDKSLVSLAYKKYLDLKKEELVV; encoded by the coding sequence ATGCTTTTTAGAAGTTGTGCTGGTGGAGTGGTTTTTTATAAAGATGAAGTATTTATACTGAAAAATGAAAAAGACGAATGGGTTTTACCTAAAGGAAAAATTCGTGACTGTTTCCTAGCTTCTGAAACGGCAGTAAGTCGTGTAAAAGAAGAGACTGGTGTTGATGCTGATATTGTGTCATCTGTCGGGGAAACAAGTTACGAATTTTATTCTTTATCTAGACAAAGACCAGTATGTAATCAGATAATATGGTATATCATGGAGTCTGATACAGACCAATACAGCGTCAAGAAAAGTGAAGGATTTAAAGAAGGAGGTTTTTATCATATCGATAAGGCTGTTGATATGATAACCTACAGTCAAGATAAATCCTTAGTTAGTCTCGCCTATAAAAAGTATTTAGATTTGAAAAAAGAAGAGTTAGTTGTATAG
- a CDS encoding CoA-binding protein, producing the protein MENMEKLKQEMLDKKVWAVVGATPTTRKFGYKIWKILKDNGYEVYAINPRYEEIDGDKCYSSLKELPKIPEVVDFVVPPALSIKVIDEAKELGIENLWFQPGTADEKVLDKAEKIDTKFVYLECVLAELK; encoded by the coding sequence ATGGAAAATATGGAAAAATTAAAGCAGGAGATGTTGGATAAAAAGGTATGGGCAGTAGTGGGGGCGACACCAACAACTAGAAAGTTTGGTTATAAAATTTGGAAAATACTTAAAGATAATGGATATGAAGTATATGCTATTAATCCTAGATATGAAGAAATAGATGGAGATAAATGCTATTCTTCTTTGAAAGAACTTCCTAAAATACCAGAAGTAGTTGACTTCGTAGTACCACCAGCTTTGTCTATTAAGGTTATAGATGAAGCCAAGGAATTAGGGATTGAAAATCTCTGGTTTCAGCCAGGAACAGCAGATGAGAAGGTTTTAGATAAAGCAGAAAAAATAGATACTAAATTTGTATATTTAGAATGTGTTTTAGCGGAATTGAAATAG
- a CDS encoding metallophosphoesterase → MSSFKKLIYLISGKPFLPKDIINGNGKLLLHISDTPESFYSTLKSIINQLKPNYIVHTGDLVDNIKLEIRPYKINYYKKRVSDIIDIMENSSADKVFIALGNHDDKSAVMNYVNRSKIIDLSDNTYIQNINVMMSHYPNEILKSPGDLNLFGHNISLYTNTKNKKIYLNGIMNINIINLDTLDLFTLPYPFGTDEKRLCKKKIGL, encoded by the coding sequence ATGTCTAGCTTTAAAAAATTAATCTATTTAATCTCTGGAAAACCTTTTTTGCCAAAGGATATAATCAATGGAAATGGAAAGCTTCTACTCCATATTTCAGATACCCCTGAGTCTTTTTATTCTACTTTAAAATCTATAATTAATCAATTAAAACCTAATTATATTGTTCACACTGGAGATTTGGTTGATAATATAAAATTAGAAATTCGTCCTTATAAAATTAATTACTATAAAAAAAGGGTATCAGATATAATAGATATCATGGAAAATTCATCAGCTGACAAAGTATTTATTGCATTGGGAAACCATGATGACAAATCAGCAGTAATGAACTATGTAAACCGTTCAAAAATTATTGATCTAAGTGATAACACATATATACAGAACATAAATGTTATGATGAGTCATTATCCCAATGAAATACTTAAATCTCCAGGAGACTTAAATCTATTTGGCCACAATATATCTCTATATACCAATACAAAAAATAAGAAAATATATCTAAATGGAATAATGAATATAAATATAATAAATCTAGATACCCTAGATCTATTTACATTACCCTATCCCTTTGGCACAGATGAAAAAAGGTTATGTAAAAAGAAAATAGGTCTTTAA
- the hflX gene encoding GTPase HflX has translation MEKVLLVGLDTNSNDGITIDSSVKELKELAEAAGGEVVSSIIQKRDRVDSSFYIGKGKVEEISIYCEELDIDTVIFNDELSGAQMRNVEKVVNRKIVDRTNLILDIFASRALTKEGKLQVELAQLKYRLPRLIGLGTQLSRTGGGIGTRGPGEMKLEIDRRHILSRITDIKKQLKDIEKNRDIKRNKRSESNLPVVALVGYTNAGKSTLFNNIIKRSDDYTDKKDVYVKDMLFASLETKLRKSLLPNGQRFLVTDTVGFVSKLPTHLIEAFKGTLEEVKYADLLLHVVDITNEDLDIQMNTTMKIIKDLQAIDKPIITVFNKTDKIDYKDVNYNIEGPKVYISAKEGIGVDKLMKEIEENLPQKFYDVKLLIPYSEGDISSKVFSESKVEEYEYIEEGIKIKAVLNHIEYNRLKKYILD, from the coding sequence ATGGAAAAAGTACTTTTAGTTGGATTGGATACAAACAGTAATGATGGCATCACAATAGATAGCTCTGTTAAGGAATTAAAGGAATTAGCTGAAGCTGCTGGAGGAGAGGTGGTATCCAGTATTATTCAGAAAAGAGATAGGGTAGATTCATCTTTTTATATCGGAAAGGGTAAAGTGGAAGAAATATCGATTTATTGTGAAGAGCTAGATATTGATACTGTTATTTTTAATGATGAATTATCAGGAGCACAAATGAGAAATGTAGAAAAGGTAGTGAATAGAAAAATAGTTGATAGGACTAATTTAATATTAGATATTTTTGCCAGTAGAGCATTAACTAAGGAAGGTAAATTACAGGTTGAATTGGCACAACTTAAATATAGACTCCCAAGACTCATAGGTCTAGGTACCCAATTATCAAGGACTGGAGGAGGTATAGGTACTAGAGGGCCTGGGGAAATGAAGTTGGAAATAGATAGAAGACATATATTATCTAGGATAACAGATATAAAAAAACAGCTTAAAGATATAGAAAAGAACAGAGATATAAAGAGAAATAAACGAAGTGAATCTAATTTACCTGTTGTTGCTTTAGTTGGATATACCAATGCAGGTAAATCTACTTTGTTTAATAATATTATAAAAAGATCTGATGATTATACGGATAAAAAGGATGTATATGTAAAGGATATGCTTTTTGCTAGTTTAGAGACAAAACTTAGAAAAAGCTTGTTGCCAAATGGACAGAGGTTCCTTGTAACGGATACAGTAGGATTTGTAAGTAAGCTACCTACACATCTTATTGAGGCATTTAAAGGTACTTTAGAAGAGGTAAAATATGCGGATTTATTATTGCATGTAGTGGACATAACCAATGAAGATCTGGATATACAGATGAATACGACTATGAAAATTATTAAGGATTTACAGGCAATAGATAAACCTATCATAACGGTGTTTAATAAAACAGATAAGATAGATTATAAAGATGTGAATTACAATATAGAAGGTCCTAAAGTATACATTTCGGCAAAAGAGGGTATTGGTGTAGATAAATTAATGAAAGAGATTGAAGAAAATTTACCACAAAAATTTTATGATGTAAAGCTTTTAATACCATATAGCGAAGGAGACATTTCTTCAAAAGTGTTTAGTGAAAGCAAAGTCGAAGAGTATGAATATATAGAAGAAGGGATCAAAATCAAAGCTGTATTAAATCATATTGAATATAATAGACTTAAAAAGTATATTTTAGACTAA
- the yunB gene encoding sporulation protein YunB, which translates to MNKYKKRKKKIFFAIVLITVFIIYGFVFVEKNIKPTVLAISEVKGRMIATQAINDAVKVKIKNDIKYKDLIYISYDKDGRVTTMQANTALMNSIASDVALEVQRKMGEISAKSIRIPLGNALNSQILSQVGPKFNINIVPKGTVSVDFETEFEESGINQTIHRVFLTIRADVKIIVPLGADTAQVSTRVPIAETIIVGDVPNNYIRVPKDEYMNVIPSEQ; encoded by the coding sequence GTGAATAAGTATAAAAAGAGAAAGAAAAAGATTTTTTTTGCTATAGTATTAATAACAGTCTTTATCATTTATGGTTTTGTATTTGTAGAAAAAAATATAAAGCCAACAGTATTGGCAATAAGTGAAGTGAAGGGAAGGATGATAGCAACTCAAGCAATAAATGATGCAGTAAAGGTTAAAATAAAGAATGATATAAAGTATAAAGATTTAATATACATATCTTATGATAAAGATGGAAGAGTAACAACTATGCAAGCAAATACAGCCCTTATGAATAGTATAGCCTCTGATGTAGCTTTAGAGGTGCAACGGAAGATGGGAGAAATATCTGCTAAAAGCATAAGGATACCATTGGGAAATGCACTAAACAGTCAGATATTGTCTCAAGTAGGACCTAAATTTAATATTAATATAGTGCCTAAGGGCACTGTAAGTGTAGACTTTGAAACTGAATTTGAGGAATCAGGTATAAACCAGACTATTCATAGAGTTTTTTTGACAATAAGGGCTGATGTCAAGATAATAGTACCATTAGGAGCAGATACTGCCCAAGTAAGTACTAGAGTGCCCATAGCAGAGACTATTATAGTGGGAGATGTACCTAATAACTATATTAGAGTTCCTAAAGATGAATATATGAACGTTATCCCAAGTGAACAATAG